The genomic interval tggtatgtgataggtagattagcttaccaaccaatctctgatacctctccttttcaactagTATTCCACAGTCTTCGACCCTCTTTACTGTTTCAATCgaggtttcactaggtttgcatccaagcatgccagtttcggttaggagatcagtgatatactttcgctgagagacactaatacccttttCTGATttagcaacttccattcccaagaaatactgcatttgtcccaagtctttaacttcaaactcagtagttaggactttctttaatcttttcatCTCTACTGTATCATCCCCAGTTAGGactatatcatcaacatacactatcagAATTGTTCTCTTAGcactttcagactgttggaagaacatagtgtgatctgattgcccttatcgatatccttggttctttattactcttgcaaatctgtcgaaccatgctctaagagattgcttgagtccatacaagaacttcttgagtttacatactctgttttcttcacctttcttactgaaacctGGTAGTATTGttatgtagacttcttcttctacctcgccatttagaaatgcattcttaatgtcgagttgctgtaatggccaatctaagttagctACCAAGGACAAGAGGACCCGAACTGTATTCAAGTTTGCCACTAGTGCAAATGTTTCCGTGTAGTCAATGTCATAAGTctgtgtaaatccttttgcaacgagtctggctttatatcgttcaactgtcccatcagctttatatttcactgtgaagacccatttacaaccaattgacttcttccctctcggcaaattcataacatcccaagttccatttttctcCAAGActcacatttcctccatgacagaCTCTCTCCATTCAGGAATTTCCAAggcttcctgaatattctttAGGATTTTCATCCTGTCAAGATTAGAGGTAAAAGCACAATATCctatagacaagcttttataagacatgtacttagaccagggatattgagtacatgacctggtttgttttctgactacaatgggtaaattgatgtcatcatgTACAGGCTTATCAGAAGGGAGCTCATGACCATCTATTACCTGATCGAGATTGGGCATGGACTCATGGTTGCTTggagctatcaccggttccaacaCTTTTGGTGCCTCAGATATAAGATTCTCCATGTTCTTTGTGTTTGGTTTTCTTAagtaaacaagtatttctgtGTTGTTTAGCTTTTCTGCATCTCCCCCAGAGGTTAAGTGATCTTTTGTGCATGACAAgtcaggaaatgatgcaatggtagaCTCAGTGTATGGCACAGATTCATTaatagagaaatcaaagaaccgatcttcactccatttctccccctgaagagagggctttgggaagtaaggagtggtttcaaagaatgtgacatcaaggctaacataCAATTTTTTCAtgacaggatcataacatttATAGCCTTTTagagtaggagagtaaccaataaaaatgcacttaatggcacgaggttccaatttattccgattgtgagcatgaacatgaacaactgcaatacatccaaagattttcatATAGAGATTGGAGTGAAGTTGAGTGTTAGGAAACCATTCTTGGAGTCTTTGGAGAGGAGTTGCAAAAGAAAGGACTCGactaggcattcgattaatgagatgtgtagctatTAAAAtcgcatcgccccaaaaatattttttcatgtttgtagtgaacatcaatgcccgagctacttcgagaatatgcctatttttacgttcagcaacctcattttgttgaggggtatccacacaagaactatgatgaacaattccattttcttgaagataatgtcccaagatatcactgaaatattccgtaccattatcaataCATagaatttgaatgtgagtttggaattgtgtttgaatcatagAGTGGAAACTAGTGAAAATGGAACgaacttcagttttatctttcaacaagtaaacccaacaaatacgagtatgatcatcaataaaagtaacaaatcaGATCGTGTGAGTGCGATTAAGAGAACGTGAGGGCTcccataaatcactgtgaatcatagtaaaggatttggatggtttgtatgtggatttaGGAAAGGAATTATGCTGatattttgcaagttcacaaaactcaaactaaaattcaaaaaatgtttgatttgaaaaaatggaaggaaataaacatcttagatattgaaaatttgaaagaccTACCCTAGAAtgtcataacaaaatttcactatcactaaaaacagatgcagaatcacaaatagcagttttacattgttcactcacacTAGCCTcttcaaagtagtagagtccctcatactccttagcactgccaatcgtcttccccgatgataggtcctaaaaaacacagtgagagggaagaaatttagcagagcaattggagtTTTTAgtcaactggctaatggatagtaagttgcgggataaattaggaacatgaagaaaagactctagtgtgatggagtcaAAGAGTCGAATATTCCCTTTTCCGGCAACAGACGAAAGTGacccatctgcaattttaactttaaaatttccAGCACATGGTGAATATGATGAAAAAAAATGATAGGCATCAATCATGTGATCAGAAGAGCCAGAATCgataatccaaggagttttggatttagaggttatattcaaagcttgcaaaaaattaccACTTTGGGCTAAAAAATCCGGAGAAGTATTTGAAGAAGAAGCTCCGTAATAACAAGGTCTGGTCCACCTCAACATGTTGTTATCAATCCCAATCTCTCTGTCAAAGTCTTGCTCCAgtctttccttttcttcttcttcttctccttcttcagcCACGCAATGCATTTCTTCCCCTTCTCATCCTACTCGCGCTCCATCGTCACCGGTGACCGCGAACGAGACATGTAGGCGACGCTGACTAGTCGGAGAAATCACTCCCTGATCTTTTTGAGCACATCAGTTCGATTGGTTCATGAACTGAGACGTCTCTACGAGGTTCGAGGGGGATTTGATCCGTGCGAAGATTGATGCTCCTACAGGGTCCACCGTCCCAATAGCCGAATGGAGCAGTCAGCACCGGCACAACCACCGACTCGTCCTCCCTAACTCTGGGAAGATCCATCATGCTGAGCGCGGTGAGTATGTCAGTGGTCTCCTTGTCGACTTTAATCTCGTCGGTCTTGATGGCGGAGATGTCAGGTACAAAGTCCATGCGCCCCTCACACTCTTCCTCTTGCAACTTCAGAGAAATACCCTGAACAAGACCCTTCTGGATCCACTTCATGAGATGGGTAGAGAAGCTGGCGATCTTGTTGCGAAAGCGTTTGGATGGCGTAGATCTGGGAGATGTGACCTTTGCCCTTGACTCATCGTTAGGCAATGCGACCAGGATGCCAGATTACTCCACCTGCAGGATCCCGCGATGACATCAGCAATGCACCTGATTCGTGGTGGCGTCGCCAGTCCAGAAGATGTCGTC from Malania oleifera isolate guangnan ecotype guangnan chromosome 9, ASM2987363v1, whole genome shotgun sequence carries:
- the LOC131164466 gene encoding small ribosomal subunit protein eS17-like — encoded protein: MKWIQKGLVQGISLKLQEEECEGRMDFVPDISAIKTDEIKVDKETTDILTALSMMDLPRVREDESVVVPVLTAPFGYWDGGPCRSINLRTDQIPLEPRRDVSVHEPIELMCSKRSGSDFSD